One window from the genome of Manis pentadactyla isolate mManPen7 chromosome 15, mManPen7.hap1, whole genome shotgun sequence encodes:
- the LOC118924508 gene encoding spidroin-1-like yields MAGRAGRGPGRGKGAVPGCRAAGPPVGGPPPPPQEGGGVWGWGRLQGRGPGGRAAGAAALGAPAGLRRPPSSSGACSRRRAARRAGRGSGGDGAGASGAARAGVSRPRRPLVCTVRVSGRPSAGECAAGAAGAGSVERLQKPLGARAIGPRGVMCPPSDVNGGNGGGRRGFSLSQAESAAGRGRWGPRRGPTGGGGPSGERAAAGAPLQASARAPQGCEEWAGDSGAGRVTSRQPRPPGGQACAEPRDLTSGGPVAGPAPHPPHPGTQIRNVIARDVIADGQAQHKAERELHWKPLSGMNYSITPERQL; encoded by the exons ATGGCCGGCCGGGCCGGGAGGGGGCCGGGGCGGGGAAAGGGGGCTGTCCCGGGCTGCCGGGCGGCGGGGCCCCCGGTCGGCggcccgcccccccccccccaggaaGGTGGgggggtgtggggctgggggcgCCTGCAGGGGAGGGGCCCGGGCGGGCGGGCGGCTGGCGCGGCGGCGCTCGGGGCTCCCGCGGGGCTCCGGCGTCCTCCTAGCTCGTCGGGTGCATGCTCGCGGCGCCGGGCGGCTCGGCGGGCGGGACGCGGGAGCGGCGGGGACGGGGCCGGGGCGAGCGGGGCCGCGCGGGCGGGCGTGTCTCGGCCCCGCCGCCCGCTCGTGTGTACAGTACGTGTGTCTGGGCGGCCGTCCGCGGGCGAGTGTGCGGCGGGGGCCGCGGGGGCCGGCTCAGTTGAGAGATTGCAGAAGCCGCTCGGCGCCCGCGCGATTGGTCCCCGCGGGGTCATGTGCCCGCCCTCTGACGTCAATGGCGGCAACGGCGGCGGCCGCCGCGGCTTCAGCCTCTCGCAGGCGGAGTCGGCCGCCGGGCGGGGACGCTGGGGGCCGAGGCGCGGCCCGACGGGAGGGGGCGGCCCTTCGGGGGAGCGTGCTGCGGCGGGCGCGCCCCTCCAGGCCTCGGCCCGCGCCCCTCAGGGATGTGAGGAGTGGGCGGGGGACTCGGGGGCTGGGCGCGTGACGTCACGCCAGCCGCGCCCCCCGGGTGGCCAGGCCTGCGCGGAGCCGCGGGACCTGACGTCTGGGGGGCCCGTCGCGGGTCCCgcaccccaccctccccaccccggcACCCAGATCAGAAACGTCATCGCCCGAGACGTCATCGCCGACGGCCAG GCCCAGCACAAGGCTGAGAGAGAACTACACTGGAAGCCCCTTTCCGGAATGAACTACAGTATCACTCCAGAACGCCAGCTTTGA